The Vigna unguiculata cultivar IT97K-499-35 chromosome 11, ASM411807v1, whole genome shotgun sequence genomic sequence ACCAGAAAAAGAATTGTATGAAACATTGAGTTGAATCAGTGAAGAGAGATCTTCAAGAACTTCAATTTTTCCAGTCAGATTGTTGAGAGAAATATCCAAGCTTTGCAGTAGTTTCAGTTTCCCAATCTCAGGAGGAATTTCACCTGTCAACCCATTAGCACTTAGATTCAACTCATAAAGAAGATTTTGCATCTCACCAATTGATCTAGGAATCTGGCCTCCAAAATCATTTCCCCCAAGATGCAGATCAGAAAGGCCTTCAAATTCTGATAAGAAAGTTGGGATACCACCAGTGAAATGATTGTCCCTTAGATTCAATGTTGTCAACCCTGTCCAAGTTCTCAAACTAGATGGGAATGAACCATTCAGAGAGTTGAATCCAGCATCGAAGTACTGCATTTTCTTACAGTTTGACAGCTCATGTGGCAAAGGACCTTCTAATTTGTTTTGAGAAAGGTTCAACTTTTGAAGGTTCACAAGGTTTCCTAGCCCAAAGGGTATGATCCCAGAAAGATTGTTGTGAGAAAAACTAACAGTGGTAAGATTTATGCAGTTTCCCAAACTTGATGGAATTGTTCCATTGATGTTGTTCCCACTGAAGTCCATGTAGGTGAGACTACTATTGCTTGTAAAATCAGGTAAAGCTCCAGTTAAGTTGTTTCCATCAAGCCTTAATCTAGTCAGTGTTGTACATGTTCCTATGTCAGGAGGAATACCACCTTGCAATTGATTTGAAGCCAGGATTAGCTTAGATAATTGCTGTCCAAAGCAGAGATTAGGAGGAATGTTACCAGTGAAGTGATTATATGAGAAATCTAACTCCTCTAAACTGCTATTGATTCCTAAGCTTTGAGGAATGACTCCAGAGAATTGGTTTCGGAACAAGCCAAGTTTTTTCAGTTGTTTGAGTTCTGTCAATTCTGAAGGCACCTCACCAGAAAGGTTATTGTAATACACATGCACTTGCTGAAGGCTAGAAATTTTCCAAATGCTCACTGGAATTCCACCTGTCAAATGGTTGTAATGAAGTCTAAGATCTTGCAACTGACTCAGCTTTCCTAATTCACTTGGAATTTCTCCCTCAAGTTCATTGTTATTCAACATCAACATTTGCAATGACCTACAATCACCAATTTCTGAAGGTATTTGACCAGAAAATTGATTGGTTTCAAGGCGAAGAATAGAAAGTTGTGTTAGTTGGCCTAAGGATGATGGAATGCTGCCTCCGAAACTTGTGTTGAAAGCATAAATTTCTCTTAATCCACTGCAATTCCCAAAGGTTGAAGGCATGCCTCCACTAAATTTATTCACTGACAGATCCAAATATTGTAAACTTTTACATGTGCTAGATCCTAATAATGGAACGGTACCCTCAAGTCTATTATTACTGAAACTCAACTTAACAACACTTTGAAGATTGTTAACACTTTCAGGTAGAACTCCATGCAACTGGTTATAGTCCAAATACAGTTCCTCTAATTTGCTGCAGTTTCCAATGGAAGGTGGAATAGTTCCTGACAACTGATTACGATCCAGATACAGTATCACAATTTCTGAACCGTTCCCAACATTCATTGGAATGGAACCAGTGAAAGAGTTTTGGTTCAGGAGAAGATCTTCCAAGTGTTGAAGTTGAAACAAGAACTCAGGAATTTGACCTGTTAGACTATTGTATGGAACACTGAAAGAGACTAAATTCTGCAGGTTTTTCAAACTATCAGGTATGTTTCCTGTGATACTGTTATAAGAAAGGTCAAGGTTTTGAAGCAGACTACAGTTTCCTAACTCAGAGGGTATGTTCCCTGAGATGTTGTTTAAGGACAAGTCAAGTGTTTGCAAGTGACTCAAGTGTCCAATTTCAGGTCCCAGAAGACCTGAAATTGAGTTTCCAGAGAGGTTAAGATAGATTGCACTATTGTTATTGTCACACTGGACTCCTAACCAAGAACATGGAGTGGAATCAGAAGCATTCCAACTCAAGTTTATGGAAGGAGGCACAAATGTCCAATGATTCTGGAGTGACAGAAGAGCCACCCCGTCATTATTCAGTGCATTAACAGCATATAACATGGAAGAAAAGCAAATCATGACCAAGTTGAACCTCACCATGATGTGTAGTTAACACACAAGCAAgctaaaaagaaattgataattcaaaagTGTTGGAATTGTCTTATTTCTAGTAAATCTAACATAGACTTTCATACCGAGACATATTTACCTACATGTCTCGGACATACTTATTAAGAAAAAGCAAAAGGCAAAAGTAGtgttaaaagagaaaaagtacCTATTTGCAAGCTTTATGATGAAAGTTGAAGTGAGATTTATGAAAGAATAGATGACCAGAATCTGAATGAAAGAGGATtgagagaaaaaggaaatgaGAAAGGTAGGAACATAATGAAAGAGTGTTGGGTGTCTAGGAACAATGCTGTTAACTCACTATATACCAGGTTTCTCTGTCCATAATGTCAACTTAAATAAGATTTGAATTTCTTATAAGtattttaaccattaaaaatttataaacttgtgttatatttcagttttagttttataaattaagatagtcttttttttcttttgtatttttaactATTAGAGTAATTTTATTTGTACCAATTACTGGTCAGATTTAAAAGTCATTCTTCAATTATCTTGGACTAAAGCTTCAGAAAAGTACCCAATGATATATTATTGAGTAACTAACTTTGAAATCTGTGTATTACTCTGTCTAATGGCGTAAAAGTATAGTAAATTCCCCGAAATTTCCCTATTTAAACAATGATCAAAGTTATTTACATTGTTTTAAGTCAAAGTCTACGTAAAAATAGTTTGTTATAGTCTAGAAATCGTTAGTAACGAAAATGTCCCTTTTCATGGGAAAATACATATCTTTATCAATGATCTCATTTATGATAatacaaaagtaaaattatGTAACAAGAAAAGTTGTTATAGTAACCTAAATATTAGTTAGTCTAAGTAGATAAACCTGAATCAAACTAACCAACAAATCAGGAATACGAGTCTATCTTTTTAAACATTAACTTGTCTGTCTATGCAATGTGAACACTCTGAATTAGGTTAATAGTGATATAGGTAGAGAGCTatccaatattaaaaaatttcaagaataattcatttttgctgatgctgaaaaataaaaaaatactgcagTGTTTGGTTATGAATTGTGTAtgtatgatttaaatataaacaatattcTCTCACATTTTTCAGTCTTTATATATTCAAACCTTTTATTTTGTTGACTTTGAAATTCAACTTGTCAATGactaattgattttttttttcaatgaataaCAAAGGGCATTGAATTGAATAAACGTCGAAGGTTGTTTTCCTTTCACATGTAGTCTTTGTTCTTGTGTTCTTCTAGGAATATATGTCTTTAGTATATTTGTCGAATTCTAGTGAGCGGTTCTTTTTATGTGCATCTTGTTAGGTGAGAGTTTTCTTATTGATagataaaatctaaataaagtGTATCAacatatttgatatttatattttactgttAGGttcacaacaataaaaaaatagaaaacacaataataaaattaaaataaagcattttatttatattacaaGATATTGAGTCATGTCTATACACATAAGGTTCTCTCTACAAGGAATCTAAAAgcaaaataacaaaagaaaaaatttaagacAATTAAGTTTAAATGTTCAATACAAGCGAAGACAATAATGTCACAATATTATAATACTCAAGAGTGTATCTTAGAAAGACTTATTTTTATTCTGCAGCCCTCTTTTCTTAAATAGTCACTATAgaatatatttacattaatattcagtGAAGGAGAGAGGAGTTATAGGATATTTCCTATTTACAGGGAGTAATTGAGAATCCCTAATAACTATGTATTAAAAGTATAGAATAATCTATTAAAGATAGAATAAGCTATATTTATACACACTAAATCCCCCTCAAAGTGATGTTGGTAAATCAATCAGCAACAATTTGCCAACAAGAAATTGATGACGTTATCAAGTCATATCTTTGATAAAGATATCTGCAACTTGAAGATCAGTGGAGATGTAAGGAAGATAAATGACATTGTTGGTCAAGGCTTCTCGAATATAATGGCAATCCACTTCAATATGCTTGATACGTtcatgaaacactggatttgCAGCAATCTGAATAGCACTTGTACTGTCTGCATGAAGAGGTGTAGATGTAGGTTGGGAAAACCCAAGCTGGTCCAAAAGACTACATAACCATACAACTTCAGCACAAGCAGATGACATTGAATGACATTCAGCCTCAATAAAAGATTTAGAAACACGATCTTGCTTCTTACATTTCCAAGAAATTAAGGCATCACCAAGAAACATACACCAACTAGTAGTAGACCTACGAGTGTCCGAACatcctgcccaatcagcatcacTTATGCCATAAGTTGTAAAGATGAGGCTTTGGGAAAGAATAACCCACGTGTAGATGATCTTTTAAGATATCAGATAATACGAAGAACCACAACAAAATGAAGATGACGAGGAGAAGACATAAATTGGCTGACCTGGTGAACAACATATGAAATGATAGGACTAGTAGTGGTGAGATAGATAAGACTGCCTACCAAATGTCAATAAAGAGTGGGATCAAGCAAGAGAACTCCTTCATCTTTCCTGTACTTGACATTTACTTCCATAGGAGTATCAATTGATGTAGTTCCCGCTAAACCCGCCAATTTGATTAAATCTTGAATATACTTTTgttggtttaaaaaaaattgattggaTCGATGATGGACCTCCAATCCCAAAAAATATGTGAGTTATCCAAGATCTTTCATGTGAAATGTTGCATGGATCTCAGTTTGCAACTTAGTAATTAACTCTTGATCAGTTCTTATAATAATGAGATCATCCACATAAACCAAAAGGAGAATGATACTAGCGGGAGACTtgtgaaagaaaagagaatagtCATATTGACTCTGCGTAAAAGAGAACTTAAGCAGAGTAGTACGAAACTTTTAAACCAAGCCCGAGGAGCCTGTTTAAGCCCATACAAGGAACATCGAAGTTTACAAACAtcagaagaggaagaaggaacATTACCAGAGGGAAGTTTCATGTAGATTTCTTCTTTGAGATCACCGtgaataaaatcatttttcacaTTCATTTGATGCAATGGCAAAGATTGAGAAGTAACAATAGCAAGCATAGTTCGAATTGTAGTCATTTTAGCAATAAGACAAAATGTCTCCTCATAATCAATCTCATACTCTTGTATATTACCAAGAGCGACTAGTCGAGCT encodes the following:
- the LOC114170650 gene encoding receptor-like protein kinase; the encoded protein is MVRFNLVMICFSSMLYAVNALNNDGVALLSLQNHWTFVPPSINLSWNASDSTPCSWLGVQCDNNNSAIYLNLSGNSISGLLGPEIGHLSHLQTLDLSLNNISGNIPSELGNCSLLQNLDLSYNSITGNIPDSLKNLQNLVSFSVPYNSLTGQIPEFLFQLQHLEDLLLNQNSFTGSIPMNVGNGSEIVILYLDRNQLSGTIPPSIGNCSKLEELYLDYNQLHGVLPESVNNLQSVVKLSFSNNRLEGTVPLLGSSTCKSLQYLDLSVNKFSGGMPSTFGNCSGLREIYAFNTSFGGSIPSSLGQLTQLSILRLETNQFSGQIPSEIGDCRSLQMLMLNNNELEGEIPSELGKLSQLQDLRLHYNHLTGGIPVSIWKISSLQQVHVYYNNLSGEVPSELTELKQLKKLGLFRNQFSGVIPQSLGINSSLEELDFSYNHFTGNIPPNLCFGQQLSKLILASNQLQGGIPPDIGTCTTLTRLRLDGNNLTGALPDFTSNSSLTYMDFSGNNINGTIPSSLGNCINLTTVSFSHNNLSGIIPFGLGNLVNLQKLNLSQNKLEGPLPHELSNCKKMQYFDAGFNSLNGSFPSSLRTWTGLTTLNLRDNHFTGGIPTFLSEFEGLSDLHLGGNDFGGQIPRSIGEMQNLLYELNLSANGLTGEIPPEIGKLKLLQSLDISLNNLTGKIEVLEDLSSLIQLNVSYNSFSGPLPDTLVNLLHSSPSSFLGVPGLCVRCFSSNCSKNNSLKPCDENNTTNKKGLSKVKVMLIAVGSSLLISILLLGLVYLLYYKQDVKIFPEQRSSTLFKKVMKVTENLNDRHVIGRGAHGVIYKVEFSVDEVFVIKKFPFAENRKLITSMSTEIETTGKIRHKNLVRIKNFWLRKDFGLILYKYMENGSLHDVLHEKFPPPPLEWNVRYEIAVGIAHGLAYLHHDCDPFIVHRDIKPKNILLNSDMVPHIADFGIARLLDHSSYSLQSFSVPGTVGYIAPENAYSPVMSKKSDVYSYGVLLLELICRKKVLDDPSFMEGTDLVGWVTCTWEKTKGIDGIVDSGLEEELLDSNLREQVEKVLLMALRCTDKHPGERPTMREVVNELMDTCKDPDTKKSSQMLTRTFTL